The genomic stretch GCGTCTTCTTCTTCGCGTGTAAGACTACTGCCGCATCGACGCCACCCAGTTGAGCTTCCTGCCGAAGATGGGCATCAAACTCTGCTTCCTGAAGAAACCTATCTTGAAGCTTCTCGTCCGCTCGAAGGCGACTCTCAAGCTCTGCAACTTCTTGTTCAGTGCAATCGCCTACCAAGTACCGTTGAATCAATTCATTGGACTGCATGATCAATTCACCTCACCTGAGATTCGGAGATTGACGCACTCGTTGAGCTGCTTTCGTAAACGGGCGAGCAACTTGTAGAGCGCGTTGGGCGACTTGTTGCGTCGTTTGGCCAGATCCACCACGGTGTGCGTCGAGCTGTGAGGGGCCAGCAGCAATTCTTGATGCTGCTGCGAGAACTGACTGAAACACGTCTGAAGAGCTTGCGATTGAGTTGTTAAACCGTCAGCGGAACGCCGCTCAGCCCGCTCCGCGATTGTTTCCAGCAGATCTTCGCTCAGAAGCGGCCTTTGCGTTCGCAGCTTCTCCAACTGGCGAAGGCATTTGAATCGAAGCACGGTCTTGGCCCACGGAACGAATCCGCTCGCTTCCTGCAACTGCTCGCGTTTCTGCCACATCGTGATACTGGCTTCCTGCAAGGCCTCGTCGATCAAGTCCCAGTCGGGGACGATCGCACGGGCGTACGCTCGAAGAGCCGCCTCGTGTTTTACGAACAGCCTGAGAAAATCAGCCTCGATGAGTTCAAATTGTGACTGTGAATCGCTCATACATACTGATATTCGGCCCCAAGCCCGAAACCTGCCGCAATGTTCCGAAAAAGCGAAAGAACTTTGCCGCTGGTCGACCACGTGCAAAACGGGCCATCGAAAATGGTTGTCGAGAATTCTTCGGCTATTTTGGCAGGCTTCGATCACGCCGACGGATAGAGAATTGAAAGGAAGTGTGAGCCTTGCGTTGCCACCATTCCTCACGCAACACCATCTCAAGCCGTGTTTAACCGATTCAGAACTTGAGTCACGCGAGCGCGGCTGATGCCAAGATACCGGGCCAATTCAGCCTTGGTGCCGACCTCGCCGGAGTCAAGAAGCGACTGATAGTAACATGCCAAACGCAGCCCCCTTCGAAACCAGCGATCGCGGAACGCCACGGGTCTCCAAGACCAACCAAGGGCTTTACAGCTTTGTTGCGTTGACCTTCGTCCACGGACTAAATGCGCCCATGGCGTGGTGCTGGATCTTGCGTTTCCAGATGCGGCTGCCGCAGAATGCGAACAGGGTGTCGCCGTCTTTTCCGCCGAGACATACCCCGGTGACTCGGCTGAAATCCGGCACCGAAAGAATCACCTGAGTCGGTCCGTCGTCGGCGCTGATCTGAATGCCGCTGCGAGTTGCCACAAATTGGCGTCCTTCGCTTGAGTAACAGACAGATTCCGCACCGGCGTCGTCGTCCCATTCGGCAACGTGCAGGTGAAAGAAACGCTCTTTGTTCTTCAACGTTCCGTCGTTGTTGATCTGATAGCTGTAGACCCACTTTGAATGCCCTTCCGCCATGGACAACAGCCATTGGTCGGGGCGGTAGGTCATGCCCGTGGCGAATTTGATTCCCGTATCGACTCGCGTTTTCTTCCCGTCTTTAATTAACCACACGCTGCCGGGACCGTGAGCTTTGTCGCCATTCGTTGTGACGTAAAGGCTGCCATCCGGCCGGGCGAGAATCGAGTGCCCGAGAATGTCTTCCATCACGACGCTGCCTTTGCCTGTTGCGTCGTAACTCATCAACTTGCCCGATTGTTCCGAGATCGTGAAGACGTTGCCATCCGCTCCGACAGTCACGCAGTGCGCCTTACCTGTGTCGGTCGCGAATTCACTCACGGTCCCATCCAGTTCAATACGATGAATGCGGTCGCTGGTGGTGTCTGCAAAGAAGACTTCTCCGACTGCGTTGCAGGCCGGTCCACGCGTACTCTTGAATCCTTCCGCGACAAGTTTCCAGCCTTCGCCGGGAATCAGAATCTCCTGCGCACGCGGAGCACTCGGGCCTGCCTGTACGCGTTCCGGCCAGCCTCGCCAGAGATACGCCATTGCTTCCTGCCAGTGTTCGCTGTAACCCGCGACATGACGGCCATCGATGGTTCGAAACTGATAGTCGTAGCCGGAAAACTTCAGAGCTTTGTCCATTTCCTGGTCGAGCAAAAACCAGTCGCCCGCAGCGTTCTCCATGTCTCGCGTGGCTGTGGTCAGGAATGCTCGAATCGGACGAGCTTCGAACTTTCGCACCATGGTTGGAAACTCGTGACCGCCTCGAAAGGCCACCCAGCTTCCGCTTGCCGCGTAGACTCGGCTGAACGCATCAGGCCGATTCCACGCAGCAGTAAACGCTGCGATGCCGCCACTGCTTCCGCCCGCCATGCAGCGGTCGTTGCCGTCATCGGAAAGGTTCAGGTTGAATTCCTTAGCCACAAACGGCAGCAATTCGTCGACCAGAAAATGCACGTTGTTGTCACTGACTCCGTCGTATTCGAAGTCTCGATTGCGCCTCCCGAGCGTACCCTTCATCGGAGCCGGAACATCTCCCGGCCTGACAAACACACCTACAGTTACCGGCATTTCCTTGCCGGCAATCATGGTTTCCAGCATCGTCTTTTCCTGCGGCCGGTAGCCATCCGTCTTGACGTAGACGCACGCCGGTTTTGAAGCATCGTATTGCGCCGGAATGAAAACGGTGACGTCACGAACCGTGCCGGGAAAGATCCTGCTGGCATTGAACTGAAACTGTTTGACTTCTCCCGCCAGGATTTCTTCCGGCTGCAATACGGGTGGCACGTATTCCGCAACAACATCGGCCGTCGCAGCAGGAACCGGGCTGCCCGTGAGCGGTCGGATGTACCACTGCAGATGCTGATCGCCGGGTTTGTTTTCCCACAGGTCGATTTGCGCACCCGTGACTTTCTTTCCGCCGAGGTGATCAAGCCCCTTCTCTGGAGCATGCTTCGGCACCAGTGTGTAGCTGCCATTCTCCTGCTGAGTCAACGCCCAAAGCTGCGACGGCTTTCCGTTGTCGGTTTCCAGGACAGCCAGTGTGCCGTTGCGTTCACCGCCTTTGTTGATTGCCAATACCAGCATCGAACTGTACGACGGCTTGATGACATAAAGGCCATCCCCCTTCGGCTCTACCACCCACTTCTGGTTCGCCTCAGCGGTCGGTTGCCCTATCGACACCACTGTGCCTGCCGCCGTCCCCGAATCAACAGCCTCCAAAACCAGCTTTGGAGCACTCACAGGAATGATCGAATAGTAGCCCCAGTCATCTGCGAAACCTGGAGCCGCGGCGAGAAACAAGCCGATGACAGCGATGAATTGTCGTTTCATATTTTTTGCTTTTAGAACAGAAGGCCAACTGGTTTTTCGAACGGAATATCAAATCAATGAATAACCTGTAGAGCACAGTTTGTTCTTGCCCCCTCTTATCTGGTAGGTCTCGAATTAAGCCAGGTTTGACTTCTTACTTCGAGAATGTCGTATAAGTCGGATACGCCTTGAACGGATCGGATTTCGCTGACACCTTCGTCGTCGTTCCGTTCTCGACGTCGTGTTGCATGATGGCGCCGTCTTTGGCGAAGAGAAGGAACTTGTTATCCGTCGAGATTGAAACATACCAGGCCATTGTGGACGGATCCAACTCGTCGAAGATGACTTCGTTGGTGATGGAAGGTGCTGAAGCATCAAATTTCGCGTAGACCATCACCCCGCCTTTGTACATGTTGTGATCTGAGTCGATCCACTTCTGATAAGCGATCATCGTCTCGTCCTGAGACAGTGCGATTTTGTGGATGAACTTTTTGTCAACACGTTGAACCGGAACATACTTGGCTTTGCCACTTTCAGTAGGCGTGGCTAGAAAGCTGTTTCCACTGCGTTGAATGAACACTCGTCCGTCTGCTAAATGTGGATTGATCCAGCCCCACGGTCCAATTCGTTGTTCCGAACCCGGCTGACCAGAAGAATTGTTCCAGTAAGCCCCGGCTTCCTCCACATTCATGCGGTTGAAGCTGATGCGATTCGAGCCGTCTCGTGACCAGTAAGGTTCCGTATTGAAACTGTCTTCGCCGGTGATGATTTCGTGGAGCCCGCTGCCGTCAGCATTCATGACGCAAACGGAAGAAAGCCATGAACCACAACATGGACCGTCAGCCGCATAGCGTCGGAAGAAGGTCATCTTGCTGCCGTCGGGACTGAAGTTCGGCTTGAAGTTCCACTGTTCGGTGTCGGTCAGGTAGGTGATCTCAGATGTCTTTGTCATCGGGTCGAACACCGTCCGGGCAAGCTGCCATCTTCCTTTTGCGTCCGCCGTGGTGCAGACATAAGTCACTTTGTTTTCGAGAGTCAGCACGACATTTTCAGTGCCGTCATTTGACTTGACGTTTCGAGAAACAGAGCCATAGCCGGTCTTGCTGAACGTGATCATATTCGCCGATGTTGCCTTCGACAGTTTTGCCCTGTCACCGTTCTGGTTCGACACAGAGACCTCCTTCGTGCGCGTCGCGCCTTCGAAACTGTAACGACCTTCCGCGTCGGTCGTCACGACGAGTCCAGTATCCTGCAGCGTGACCGTTGCACCGTCGAGAGGAAGGCCTTTGCTCCCGTTCATGACCAAACCAGAAAGCGTGGCTGATTGTGCGGAAGCACAGCTCGTCAGCACCAAACACAATGAGATGAATCGGAACATTTTGAATCACCTGAAGGAGTTGCAATACGACACCGTGTGGGCTTCTTCCACGCAGGCGGCAGGCAGGTGCCCGACGGTGGCTGCAAAGACCCTGCTGTTCTCAGGAGCCTGAAAGTAAGAAAAAGCCGTCATTAGATCGTTACGGGTCATTGCTTGTCGTCTTTCGAACTGTTGGACGAAAGAGAAAGATACTGGTCAAACCATTCGACCTCCATCGAGGTCGCTTCGCCGAACTTTTTGCCGTAGACGCCGTAATGGGCGATTCCTTCGAGCACGTGATATTTGACGCTCGTGCCGTTGGCTTCAAGAATTTCTGCGACGCGTTTTCCGTTCTTGGTGCGATCCATCAGCTCTTCGTTTTCGGCGTCGATAATCAGCATCGGAATCGTGATTTTTTCCGCCGCTTCGATCGCGCTGTAACCGATGCCTTTGGCGGAATTGTACCGCATATGAGCGTAGCTCGACATCTTTCCACCCGGAGCACCCGTCTCAAACGGAACTGGCTCAACTTCGCCTCGCGCCTGTTGCGTTTGCAGACGCAAAACACGGCGCTCCGCCGCGGGGCCTCGTCCGCCGCCCATTCCGGGAACCTGCACTGCTGCACATCGCACTCGCGCATCGTTTGCCGCGATCCATGTAGCCAGTCCGCCGCCGTAACTTGTGCCAAGAATGCCGATTCGATTTGGATCAACATTTGGTTCACCGGCGACGAATGCGATCGCGTTGCGGATGTCTTCGACCTGATCAGCGAAATCCATCTGCCAGCGAATGGCGCGAGCTTTCACGGTCACCTCGCCGTTCTCATCCGGTTCGGGCAACGCTTCCAGCAGTTGAAGTTTACTATCGCTCTCACCCCAGCCTCGGTAATCGAACGCAAAAAAGGCATAGCCCTTTTTCACGAACACGGGAGCCATGCGAGCAGGCGTGCCCTTTTTTGTGCCGCCGGTGCCGGCGATGAAAACAATCACGGGAAGTCTCGCGTCCGCAGCGACATCTTTGGGCAGATAAAAATCGCCCGCCATTTTCGTCCCGTCACTCCAAATCGAGACCGAACGCCGCTCGACCGTATCCGCCAACGCAGGGTACTTTCGTTCGATGGCAGCAGTACGCGACTTGTTTTGCTGGGCAAATGCCGCCGAAGTCAGGTTGCAGATTGCGGCGACGCACGGAACAATCGTGACAAAATCGGACTTCAGATTTCTTTGCTGGTTTCGCATCAACATCTTTCAGGTTTGGCGTTCGCGTGTCGTTGTACAGTGGGCTTGGTTGGCCTCCCGCGGCGATTGGAAACAAAGCATCTTCGATGCGATCACCGCATCGCTGAAACTTGTTGCGCAGAAAGAACTCGATCTAGCCCCACTGGTCAATCGCGCCGGCCGGGTGATGAAACAGTTTCCCGGCTCCCGGAGTTGTATAGGCCGCTTTCGCGAAACTCATCTGTAGCGATTCGGTCTTGGGATACTCTCAAGTTTGGACCGCTGATGCTCTTAGTTCTGTAGCTCGTCAAACGCGGCCTTTAGCTTCTCGCGTGCGGCGCGTGCATCGTCAGTCGGAATGTTCTTGATGGGCTGTGCTGGTGGCTCCCATAGCTTTACTACCGGGCGGAGTTCATTCTTGTTGTTCAGAATGTAGGTCTGGCTTCTGAGGTGTCTCGCATCCTGATGCTGGACGTGGACCCATTCTCTTGGTTCACTCGGCTTGCCAAGTAACTGAGGCAGGAAGCTTCGTCCGTGGATTTCCTTAATCGGGAGCGGAGCACCAGACAATTCGCAAAGTGTGGGAAGCAGGTCAGAGAAATCGATCAGGTCAGGGCAGGTCGAACCCGCCAGGATGTGCTTTGGCCAGCGAACGATCAGTGG from Rubripirellula tenax encodes the following:
- a CDS encoding sigma-70 family RNA polymerase sigma factor, with amino-acid sequence MSDSQSQFELIEADFLRLFVKHEAALRAYARAIVPDWDLIDEALQEASITMWQKREQLQEASGFVPWAKTVLRFKCLRQLEKLRTQRPLLSEDLLETIAERAERRSADGLTTQSQALQTCFSQFSQQHQELLLAPHSSTHTVVDLAKRRNKSPNALYKLLARLRKQLNECVNLRISGEVN
- a CDS encoding alpha/beta hydrolase, with the translated sequence MRNQQRNLKSDFVTIVPCVAAICNLTSAAFAQQNKSRTAAIERKYPALADTVERRSVSIWSDGTKMAGDFYLPKDVAADARLPVIVFIAGTGGTKKGTPARMAPVFVKKGYAFFAFDYRGWGESDSKLQLLEALPEPDENGEVTVKARAIRWQMDFADQVEDIRNAIAFVAGEPNVDPNRIGILGTSYGGGLATWIAANDARVRCAAVQVPGMGGGRGPAAERRVLRLQTQQARGEVEPVPFETGAPGGKMSSYAHMRYNSAKGIGYSAIEAAEKITIPMLIIDAENEELMDRTKNGKRVAEILEANGTSVKYHVLEGIAHYGVYGKKFGEATSMEVEWFDQYLSLSSNSSKDDKQ
- a CDS encoding RICIN domain-containing protein, which codes for MKRQFIAVIGLFLAAAPGFADDWGYYSIIPVSAPKLVLEAVDSGTAAGTVVSIGQPTAEANQKWVVEPKGDGLYVIKPSYSSMLVLAINKGGERNGTLAVLETDNGKPSQLWALTQQENGSYTLVPKHAPEKGLDHLGGKKVTGAQIDLWENKPGDQHLQWYIRPLTGSPVPAATADVVAEYVPPVLQPEEILAGEVKQFQFNASRIFPGTVRDVTVFIPAQYDASKPACVYVKTDGYRPQEKTMLETMIAGKEMPVTVGVFVRPGDVPAPMKGTLGRRNRDFEYDGVSDNNVHFLVDELLPFVAKEFNLNLSDDGNDRCMAGGSSGGIAAFTAAWNRPDAFSRVYAASGSWVAFRGGHEFPTMVRKFEARPIRAFLTTATRDMENAAGDWFLLDQEMDKALKFSGYDYQFRTIDGRHVAGYSEHWQEAMAYLWRGWPERVQAGPSAPRAQEILIPGEGWKLVAEGFKSTRGPACNAVGEVFFADTTSDRIHRIELDGTVSEFATDTGKAHCVTVGADGNVFTISEQSGKLMSYDATGKGSVVMEDILGHSILARPDGSLYVTTNGDKAHGPGSVWLIKDGKKTRVDTGIKFATGMTYRPDQWLLSMAEGHSKWVYSYQINNDGTLKNKERFFHLHVAEWDDDAGAESVCYSSEGRQFVATRSGIQISADDGPTQVILSVPDFSRVTGVCLGGKDGDTLFAFCGSRIWKRKIQHHAMGAFSPWTKVNATKL